In the Chlamydiales bacterium STE3 genome, one interval contains:
- a CDS encoding Uncharacterized protein (Product derived from UniProtKB/Trembl:D6YVD3), producing MTFLLQIPKRSSTCSHGKETFSDGMDYYSFIQQEKDHLYVRFDYCQHCWRQLELSEMTFWKGRISSKKENKPKSSEESALLYLDQVLSDSTKKEELFILALYLARKKILVFRKSLESHDLYENLETEEMLSIPKVAISSLDLPVLQKKLAEKLKVSHD from the coding sequence ATGACTTTTTTACTGCAAATTCCAAAACGCTCTTCCACCTGCTCACACGGCAAAGAAACGTTTTCTGACGGTATGGATTATTATTCTTTTATTCAGCAAGAAAAGGATCATTTGTACGTTCGTTTTGATTACTGTCAGCACTGTTGGCGCCAATTGGAACTTTCGGAAATGACTTTTTGGAAGGGACGTATCTCGTCTAAGAAAGAAAACAAACCGAAATCCTCAGAGGAAAGTGCCTTGCTATATCTCGATCAAGTTCTTTCAGATTCTACAAAAAAAGAAGAGCTTTTCATTCTGGCTCTTTATTTGGCACGTAAAAAAATTCTTGTCTTTAGAAAATCTTTAGAATCTCACGATCTTTATGAAAATTTAGAAACTGAAGAAATGCTCTCTATTCCCAAAGTGGCGATCTCTTCTTTAGATCTTCCAGTTTTACAAAAAAAATTAGCTGAAAAATTGAAAGTTTCTCATGATTGA
- a CDS encoding tRNA (guanine-N(7)-)-methyltransferase (Product derived from UniProtKB/Swiss-Prot:Q6MBP0;Gene name derived from UniProtKB/Swiss-Prot:Q6MBP0;EC number derived from UniProtKB/Swiss-Prot:Q6MBP0), with the protein MKPEDLKRPFKWDARCPLLKDGVFYVPERFSDYVSFSFPDWQDATLFGNNHPVKIEYCSGNGAWIADCSLKDPSCNWVAIEKRFDRVRKIWSKRKNLKLNNLLAVSGLGYTVTKHYFKDSSVDEIFINFPDPWPKTRHAKHRIVQPLFIQEMWRILKKNGKVTIVTDDEDYSQIIIEEMRGFDGFSSQFSAPYYKTDLPGYGTSYFEELWRSKGKLIRYHQFLKKGP; encoded by the coding sequence ATGAAGCCAGAAGACCTTAAAAGGCCTTTCAAATGGGATGCACGCTGTCCACTTCTTAAAGATGGAGTATTTTATGTTCCAGAACGCTTTTCAGACTACGTTAGCTTTTCCTTTCCCGACTGGCAAGATGCAACACTTTTTGGAAACAATCATCCGGTAAAAATTGAGTACTGCAGCGGCAATGGCGCGTGGATTGCGGATTGCTCTTTAAAAGATCCCAGCTGCAATTGGGTAGCCATTGAAAAACGTTTTGATCGAGTACGCAAAATATGGTCGAAAAGAAAGAACCTAAAGTTAAACAACCTGCTTGCTGTGTCTGGCTTGGGCTATACTGTCACTAAACACTATTTTAAGGACAGCAGTGTTGATGAGATTTTTATTAACTTCCCCGATCCATGGCCTAAAACAAGGCACGCAAAGCATCGCATCGTGCAACCGCTATTTATTCAAGAGATGTGGCGTATTCTTAAAAAAAATGGCAAAGTAACAATCGTAACAGATGATGAGGACTATTCCCAAATCATTATAGAGGAAATGAGGGGATTTGATGGTTTTAGCTCGCAATTTTCAGCACCCTATTATAAAACAGATTTACCAGGATATGGCACTTCCTATTTTGAGGAGTTATGGCGGAGTAAGGGGAAGCTTATTCGGTATCACCAATTTCTAAAAAAAGGCCCTTAA
- a CDS encoding hypothetical protein (Product derived from UniProtKB/Trembl:Q6MBN9), with product MQYQPHTFQVIPLDATTKSTMHWQEARTKALTALAAGQKILWQLEMGLFSHLNAPLSNTSQFMTLRLALEHFRDSLWEEFHKYSKGVSLYQGTPDYSLHFDWDSEQSLNYLEWLKETFIDCEQLSQATGMPCSSWEEAPNSLKGSLVEKIFCRDVCSAYLTQLIANVPDRIPLFLMLDCSADLDPLVQLLLTARDVYPRFELLYGANHLIQDPEAHLAICWPLNEKKSPAQFKNLAHALHKLQNKKIPFKVIPESHLTVEWHGLDHLVYSPELLSNSGVRKLRGFHAAGGTLVTVGDFLGFSEEISFENYLNSTIN from the coding sequence ATGCAATATCAGCCTCATACATTTCAGGTCATTCCTCTCGATGCTACAACAAAATCCACAATGCATTGGCAAGAAGCGCGGACAAAGGCTCTGACGGCTTTAGCTGCAGGCCAGAAAATCCTTTGGCAGCTAGAAATGGGTTTATTTAGCCATCTAAATGCACCGTTATCGAATACCTCTCAATTCATGACTCTTCGTCTAGCTTTAGAACATTTTCGAGATTCTCTATGGGAAGAGTTTCATAAATACAGCAAAGGGGTCTCTCTTTATCAAGGAACACCAGACTACTCCTTACATTTTGATTGGGATAGCGAGCAAAGTTTAAATTATTTAGAATGGCTAAAGGAGACGTTCATCGATTGTGAGCAGCTATCTCAAGCTACGGGAATGCCTTGCTCTTCATGGGAAGAAGCGCCAAACTCACTGAAAGGTTCCCTTGTTGAAAAAATCTTTTGCCGTGACGTCTGCTCTGCCTATCTGACACAATTAATTGCAAACGTTCCAGACCGCATTCCGCTTTTTTTAATGCTGGATTGTTCTGCTGATCTGGATCCACTTGTGCAGCTTCTTTTAACAGCGCGGGATGTTTATCCCCGTTTTGAACTTCTCTACGGCGCAAATCATTTGATCCAGGACCCGGAGGCTCATCTAGCGATTTGTTGGCCTTTAAATGAAAAAAAGTCCCCTGCGCAATTTAAAAATTTAGCTCATGCGCTACACAAGCTACAGAATAAGAAAATTCCTTTTAAAGTGATCCCTGAAAGTCATTTGACTGTGGAATGGCACGGCTTAGATCATTTGGTCTATTCTCCAGAGCTCCTTTCAAATTCAGGAGTGCGTAAACTGCGAGGATTTCATGCTGCTGGAGGGACTCTCGTGACCGTAGGAGATTTTTTAGGTTTTTCAGAAGAGATCTCTTTCGAAAATTATCTCAATTCTACTATAAACTAA
- a CDS encoding Glucose-6-phosphate isomerase (Product derived from UniProtKB/Swiss-Prot:Q6MD44;Gene name derived from UniProtKB/Swiss-Prot:Q6MD44;EC number derived from UniProtKB/Swiss-Prot:Q6MD44) gives MSVEKKVAYNFSSTPAAEALKHLATHPIDLTNPKTMSLERIKSFTAHDVGLTLSFATERVTEEVLDALESLALEANVHDKMAKMQSGEIVNYIEGYPSENRAALHTAVRDFFAHPNTAKPAQEAAALAKGQVEKLKSLLNVLDEKDNIHDLVVIGIGGSELGPKALYQSLEYLSRKNRRVHFAGNIDPDGLNLILDRLELKRTLVCVVSKSGTTLETAVNEELARSYFHKAGIDPHDHFVAVTGEGSPMDNPEKYLECFYIWDWIGGRYSGSSIIGGVILGFAYGLEVYLDFLKGANAMDKAALKKDVRSNLPLLLALLGIWNHNFLEIETLAIIPYSQALSRFPAHLQQLDMESNGKQVDKMGRFVSFATGPIIWGEPGTNAQHSFFQLIHQGKVPIALELIGFKECQTKKDFKSKETTSQEKLLANLLAQAIALAQGQNSDNPNKQFLGNRPSHLILAKELNPYCLGSLLALYEHKVTFQGFIWNINSFDQEGVQLGKVLANRIIDQFAAFGKEKKGDYPIGEAYIQLIKEIK, from the coding sequence ATGTCAGTTGAAAAAAAAGTGGCCTATAATTTTAGCTCTACGCCAGCTGCGGAAGCACTGAAGCATCTTGCAACGCATCCGATCGATTTAACAAATCCTAAAACAATGAGTTTAGAGAGAATCAAAAGCTTCACAGCTCACGATGTGGGACTGACCCTTTCCTTCGCGACGGAGCGGGTAACAGAAGAGGTGCTTGATGCATTAGAATCTCTTGCTTTAGAAGCTAATGTCCATGATAAAATGGCTAAAATGCAGTCCGGGGAGATCGTAAATTATATCGAGGGGTACCCCAGTGAAAATCGCGCTGCACTACATACTGCAGTGCGGGATTTCTTTGCTCATCCTAATACAGCCAAACCGGCACAAGAAGCTGCTGCTTTAGCTAAAGGGCAGGTGGAGAAGCTGAAGAGCTTACTCAACGTTTTGGATGAAAAAGACAACATTCATGATCTTGTTGTTATTGGGATTGGAGGCTCTGAATTAGGTCCTAAGGCCCTTTATCAATCTTTAGAGTATCTAAGTCGAAAAAATCGCCGTGTCCACTTTGCAGGTAATATAGATCCAGATGGTTTAAATTTAATTTTAGATCGTTTGGAATTAAAACGTACTCTAGTTTGTGTTGTTTCTAAAAGTGGAACAACATTAGAAACTGCTGTGAACGAGGAACTTGCCAGGAGCTACTTCCATAAGGCAGGGATCGATCCCCATGATCACTTTGTTGCCGTCACAGGTGAAGGCAGTCCTATGGATAACCCTGAAAAATACCTTGAATGTTTCTACATTTGGGATTGGATTGGCGGTCGCTACTCAGGCTCCTCTATTATAGGAGGGGTGATATTAGGATTTGCTTATGGTTTGGAAGTCTATTTAGATTTTCTAAAAGGAGCCAATGCCATGGACAAAGCAGCTCTTAAAAAGGATGTTCGTTCTAATTTGCCTCTTTTACTTGCTCTCTTAGGAATATGGAATCATAATTTTTTAGAAATTGAAACACTTGCCATCATACCTTACAGCCAGGCGCTTTCTCGATTTCCAGCTCATCTTCAGCAATTGGATATGGAGTCTAATGGTAAGCAGGTAGATAAAATGGGACGTTTTGTCAGCTTTGCCACAGGCCCTATCATTTGGGGAGAGCCAGGTACTAATGCGCAGCATTCTTTTTTTCAGCTGATTCACCAGGGGAAAGTCCCTATCGCCCTTGAGCTTATCGGCTTTAAAGAATGCCAAACGAAAAAAGACTTTAAAAGCAAAGAGACCACCTCACAAGAAAAGTTGCTTGCTAACTTATTGGCTCAAGCTATCGCTCTCGCTCAGGGCCAAAACAGCGATAATCCCAACAAGCAATTTTTGGGAAATAGGCCAAGCCATCTGATTTTAGCAAAAGAGCTAAATCCTTATTGTTTAGGTTCTTTACTCGCGCTTTATGAGCACAAAGTGACTTTTCAAGGCTTTATTTGGAATATTAATTCTTTTGATCAAGAAGGGGTGCAGTTAGGCAAAGTGTTGGCGAATCGCATTATCGATCAGTTTGCCGCTTTTGGGAAAGAGAAAAAAGGGGATTACCCGATCGGTGAGGCCTACATTCAACTTATCAAAGAGATCAAATGA
- a CDS encoding Methionine aminopeptidase (Product derived from UniProtKB/Swiss-Prot:Q9Z6Q0;Gene name derived from UniProtKB/Swiss-Prot:Q9Z6Q0;EC number derived from UniProtKB/Swiss-Prot:Q9Z6Q0), whose translation MIGRNDYCWCKSGKKWKKCHYPQLPEKKENLEDLKKTYLNKYDIIIKNAEQIAGIKAACKLSAEILEEVCLAAREGITTQALNDLAVSLHKKAGAIAAPLHYGEPPFPRSICTSLNEVICHGIPDKTPLKEGDILNIDVTCILDGYYGDCSKMVVVGKTTEERKKVVDVAYECLMRSVAILKPGTPISQIGEVIESYAVPKGCSVVNQFVGHGVGVEFHEGPQIAHCRNRLNVPLVPGMTFTIEPMINAGVREAVIDPVDKWTARTRDGKASAQFEHTLLITENGAEILTPWTW comes from the coding sequence ATGATAGGGCGTAATGACTACTGCTGGTGCAAAAGTGGAAAAAAATGGAAAAAGTGCCACTATCCCCAGTTACCGGAAAAAAAAGAAAACTTAGAAGATTTAAAGAAAACTTACCTGAATAAATATGATATTATCATCAAAAATGCTGAGCAAATTGCAGGGATTAAGGCTGCATGCAAGCTATCTGCTGAAATTTTAGAAGAAGTATGTCTTGCTGCCAGAGAAGGGATAACGACCCAGGCTCTTAATGATCTCGCTGTCTCTTTGCACAAAAAAGCAGGCGCAATCGCTGCCCCCCTGCATTATGGAGAACCTCCCTTCCCTAGAAGCATTTGCACATCGCTTAATGAAGTCATCTGCCACGGAATCCCAGACAAAACCCCATTGAAAGAGGGTGACATCCTTAATATTGACGTCACCTGCATTCTCGACGGTTATTATGGAGACTGTAGTAAGATGGTTGTGGTCGGGAAAACAACAGAAGAGCGAAAAAAAGTTGTTGATGTAGCTTATGAATGCCTTATGCGTTCTGTCGCGATCTTGAAACCAGGAACTCCAATCTCTCAAATTGGAGAAGTCATCGAGTCCTATGCGGTTCCCAAAGGCTGTTCTGTTGTCAACCAATTTGTTGGACATGGCGTGGGTGTAGAATTTCATGAAGGTCCTCAGATTGCCCATTGCCGCAATCGATTAAATGTGCCTCTTGTACCTGGCATGACTTTTACGATCGAGCCCATGATTAATGCCGGTGTAAGAGAGGCAGTCATCGATCCTGTAGACAAATGGACAGCTAGAACACGTGATGGCAAAGCGAGCGCCCAGTTTGAGCATACTCTTCTCATCACAGAAAATGGCGCAGAAATTTTAACCCCTTGGACATGGTAA
- a CDS encoding Aspartyl/glutamyl-tRNA(Asn/Gln) amidotransferase subunit B (Product derived from UniProtKB/Swiss-Prot:Q6MDF6;Gene name derived from UniProtKB/Swiss-Prot:Q6MDF6;EC number derived from UniProtKB/Swiss-Prot:Q6MDF6), producing MSQHQWEPVIGLEIHAELNTKSKLFSEAPNRFGDEPNTNISEVCTGQPGALPVLNKEAVRKAVQFGCAINARIAHFSKFDRKSYFYPDSPRNFQITQYDEPIVIGGTVIAEVGEEEQSFAVHHVHLEDDAGMLKHFPSFAGVDYNRAGVPLIEIVSEPCMHSPKEAVAYAMAVKAILQYIDASDCNMEEGSLRFDVNVSVRLKGETKLRNKIEIKNLNSFNYLEMSLESEIKRQIREYTNNPGKTSEEIITSATYRWDPEKKETVLMRRKEDAEDYRYFPEPDLPPILLTGDYIEKIRAALPELPLQRERRYVKELQIPPHSAFVLTYDKPLADYFEEALKETSNAKSLCNWLIVEFAGRYKESGKNLVTSGIPAQHVGKLINMIDEGTINGKIAKSVADDMVANPGLNPEEIVNKNPDYKPLNDAAEIEAFVDKVLGENPQSITDYNAGRDKALAFLVGQVMKLSRGKASPQVVNELLHKKMSDY from the coding sequence ATGTCGCAACATCAATGGGAACCTGTAATTGGACTCGAAATTCATGCCGAGTTGAACACCAAATCGAAACTTTTTAGTGAAGCTCCTAATCGCTTCGGTGATGAGCCGAATACAAACATTTCCGAAGTTTGCACAGGTCAGCCTGGGGCCTTGCCTGTACTGAATAAAGAAGCTGTGCGCAAAGCCGTGCAATTTGGCTGCGCGATTAATGCAAGAATTGCCCACTTTAGTAAATTTGATCGTAAATCCTATTTTTATCCCGATAGTCCGCGCAACTTTCAAATCACGCAGTATGATGAACCGATTGTGATTGGAGGGACCGTAATTGCAGAAGTCGGCGAGGAAGAGCAGTCCTTTGCTGTGCACCATGTACATCTTGAAGACGATGCAGGTATGTTAAAGCATTTTCCTTCTTTTGCAGGCGTAGATTATAACCGTGCTGGGGTTCCGCTAATTGAGATCGTTTCAGAACCATGTATGCATAGCCCGAAAGAAGCTGTTGCTTATGCCATGGCAGTAAAGGCTATTCTTCAATACATTGATGCTTCTGATTGCAACATGGAAGAAGGGTCACTGCGTTTTGACGTCAACGTTTCCGTAAGACTTAAAGGGGAAACAAAATTACGCAATAAAATTGAGATCAAAAACCTCAATTCTTTTAATTACCTTGAGATGTCTTTAGAGTCGGAAATTAAAAGGCAAATAAGGGAATACACAAATAATCCTGGGAAAACTTCCGAGGAAATCATCACCTCAGCAACCTATCGTTGGGATCCGGAAAAGAAAGAAACTGTATTGATGAGACGCAAAGAAGATGCCGAAGACTATCGCTATTTCCCCGAGCCTGATTTGCCACCCATCCTCCTAACCGGTGACTACATTGAAAAAATCAGAGCAGCTTTGCCAGAACTTCCTCTTCAGAGAGAACGGCGTTACGTCAAAGAGCTACAAATTCCTCCTCATAGTGCCTTTGTTTTAACCTACGACAAGCCGCTTGCTGATTATTTCGAAGAAGCTCTTAAAGAAACCTCCAATGCCAAAAGCCTATGCAACTGGTTGATTGTAGAATTTGCAGGCAGATACAAAGAAAGCGGGAAAAATCTTGTTACATCTGGCATTCCCGCTCAGCATGTTGGAAAATTGATCAATATGATCGATGAAGGGACAATTAATGGGAAAATCGCCAAAAGTGTTGCTGATGACATGGTGGCTAACCCAGGCTTAAATCCTGAAGAGATTGTCAACAAAAACCCTGACTACAAACCACTGAATGATGCAGCGGAAATCGAGGCTTTTGTCGATAAAGTACTTGGCGAAAACCCGCAGTCTATCACGGATTACAACGCAGGTAGGGACAAAGCATTAGCCTTTTTAGTGGGCCAAGTCATGAAGCTCTCCCGAGGAAAAGCTTCCCCTCAAGTCGTCAATGAGTTACTTCATAAAAAAATGAGCGACTATTAG
- a CDS encoding Uncharacterized protein (Product derived from UniProtKB/Trembl:D6YVC9), with translation MDVVIQKHSSLNSSVDTGEFLTFAPYSLSAKEQMKNALFSRKYPRTELEKILTTYNTLIENDAKALENCVKLRDQKTLCVITGQKLGLMGGPACSILKGLSCLLLAKELNAIPIYWLATEDHDLHEIDHTYLIDSWGNLKDYKLHFPERPLSVEDLVLNEKHHAVIDQFLEDAAISFSFGRHPDFATTMASFLAKTFQGTGMVFVEPKLLRDLSKPFFFKELRNHQEILAVLKETKMQLVASEEQAPLPVEEGPQLFFKTSKGSREKIKANKKGFEIGGEVYSLSDLEVLLEKNPERFSSNAFSRPVLQSAIFPTAAYVAGPTELNYYRQLKEYHFYHEIPMPWIVPRLSGTFLTPEAADLFHKLALDPSDPIPRHWAELMPQLHEDLEQVKREWEHVALRLFSEELTKKTLDRSMSHLLRKLEKQICKARLQKLEVPLHALHYLRNLLHPHQQLQERVLNWSAFQATCKKNLINECLRVLKWDINGHFYFAI, from the coding sequence ATGGATGTCGTCATTCAAAAACATTCCTCTTTAAATAGTTCGGTTGATACAGGCGAATTTTTAACATTTGCCCCTTATTCGCTGAGCGCTAAAGAGCAAATGAAGAATGCTCTTTTTTCAAGAAAATATCCCCGTACAGAGTTAGAAAAAATTTTAACGACGTACAACACTCTAATCGAAAATGATGCTAAGGCTTTAGAAAATTGTGTCAAGCTAAGGGATCAAAAGACTCTTTGTGTAATTACAGGGCAAAAGCTCGGATTAATGGGTGGACCTGCGTGTTCGATTTTAAAGGGACTTAGTTGTCTGCTTTTAGCCAAAGAATTAAATGCCATCCCCATTTATTGGCTAGCCACTGAAGATCACGACCTTCATGAAATCGATCACACCTACCTTATCGATTCTTGGGGGAATCTAAAAGACTACAAATTGCATTTTCCCGAACGCCCCCTTTCTGTAGAGGATTTAGTTTTAAATGAAAAGCACCATGCGGTGATCGATCAGTTTTTAGAAGATGCTGCTATTTCTTTTTCTTTCGGTAGGCATCCAGATTTTGCTACGACGATGGCAAGTTTTTTAGCAAAAACTTTTCAAGGGACGGGTATGGTTTTTGTTGAACCGAAATTGCTAAGAGACCTTAGCAAGCCTTTTTTCTTTAAAGAGTTACGCAATCATCAAGAGATTCTTGCCGTTTTGAAAGAGACCAAAATGCAGCTCGTGGCAAGCGAAGAGCAAGCTCCTTTACCTGTGGAAGAGGGGCCACAATTATTCTTTAAAACATCCAAAGGAAGCCGAGAAAAAATTAAAGCGAACAAAAAGGGGTTTGAAATTGGAGGCGAGGTTTATTCATTAAGTGACCTAGAGGTGCTTCTTGAAAAAAATCCGGAACGTTTTAGTTCAAATGCTTTCTCTCGCCCTGTTTTACAAAGCGCTATTTTCCCAACTGCAGCTTATGTGGCTGGCCCGACTGAGCTAAATTACTATCGACAACTTAAAGAATACCATTTCTACCATGAAATCCCTATGCCTTGGATCGTTCCACGTCTATCGGGAACTTTTCTTACTCCAGAAGCAGCTGATTTGTTTCACAAGCTGGCTTTGGACCCTTCAGACCCGATCCCCAGGCATTGGGCAGAGCTTATGCCTCAGCTTCATGAGGATTTGGAGCAAGTAAAAAGGGAGTGGGAGCATGTTGCCTTGCGCCTTTTTTCCGAAGAGTTGACGAAAAAAACGCTTGATCGCTCCATGAGTCATCTCCTTCGTAAGTTGGAAAAGCAAATTTGTAAGGCACGTTTGCAAAAACTGGAAGTTCCTCTTCACGCTTTGCACTATTTGCGCAACCTCCTCCATCCCCATCAGCAGTTGCAAGAGAGGGTGTTGAACTGGTCAGCTTTTCAAGCTACTTGTAAAAAAAACCTTATCAATGAGTGTTTACGTGTATTAAAATGGGATATAAATGGCCATTTTTATTTTGCAATATAA
- a CDS encoding Tyrosine recombinase XerD (Product derived from UniProtKB/Swiss-Prot:Q5HP53;Gene name derived from UniProtKB/Swiss-Prot:Q5HP53) gives MIEWLHEFLIYIASEKGLALSTSFAYEADLKKFILFLKDQGYQNFNAVNEQILIAYLQQLNEQKLAGSSIARNLFAIKVFFRFIKREKGMIANPAQYLSAPKLWQLIPDILAPFEIEALLQQPDLTTFEGARDVAILDFLYSCGLRVSEVCSLGVQDVDDQFVRVLGKGNKERLVPIGNKALQSLAVYEPFRDTVENKKQQRLFVSPKGKILSRNYVWRMIKTYGTRAGITKNISPHTLRHCFATHLLDNGADLRVIQEMLGHAHISSTDRYTHISRSHLQHAFEQFHPRP, from the coding sequence ATGATTGAGTGGCTCCATGAGTTTTTGATTTATATTGCCTCAGAAAAAGGGTTAGCCCTTAGCACCTCTTTTGCTTATGAAGCGGACTTAAAAAAGTTTATCCTCTTTTTAAAGGATCAAGGTTATCAAAACTTCAATGCAGTTAACGAGCAGATCCTTATTGCCTACCTCCAGCAGCTTAACGAGCAAAAATTGGCCGGCTCATCCATTGCTAGAAACTTATTTGCAATTAAGGTCTTTTTCCGCTTTATCAAAAGAGAAAAGGGAATGATTGCCAATCCAGCACAGTATTTGTCGGCTCCCAAACTGTGGCAACTGATTCCGGATATTTTAGCTCCCTTTGAAATTGAAGCACTTCTACAACAGCCAGATCTTACCACTTTTGAAGGTGCTCGCGATGTAGCAATTTTAGATTTTCTTTACTCTTGTGGATTGCGGGTGTCGGAAGTCTGTTCACTGGGTGTGCAGGATGTTGATGATCAATTTGTGCGAGTGTTGGGGAAAGGAAATAAAGAGCGGCTTGTTCCTATTGGCAATAAAGCCCTTCAGTCTTTAGCAGTTTATGAGCCTTTTCGCGATACGGTAGAAAATAAAAAGCAGCAAAGGCTCTTTGTCTCGCCCAAAGGCAAAATTTTGTCCAGAAATTATGTTTGGAGAATGATCAAGACCTATGGAACTAGAGCGGGTATCACGAAAAATATTTCTCCTCATACTCTAAGACACTGTTTTGCAACCCATCTATTAGATAATGGTGCGGATTTACGCGTGATTCAAGAGATGCTAGGACATGCCCATATTAGCAGTACTGATCGTTACACTCATATCAGCCGTTCTCATCTTCAACATGCTTTTGAACAATTTCACCCGCGCCCTTGA
- a CDS encoding Recombination protein RecR (Product derived from UniProtKB/Swiss-Prot:Q6MAF1;Gene name derived from UniProtKB/Swiss-Prot:Q6MAF1), with protein sequence MDMVMLPSHLIKLIESLKKLPGVGSKSAERFAFHLINWSPSELAAFAQTIEEIPEKLQHCAMCGCLRGDEDCLFCQPYRQNSHVLCVVASARDALSVESTREYQGLYHVLGGLLSPLEGITPDKLRFAQLKERIATLNIKEIVIALDATVEGDATSLYLKQELTPLNLILSRLAFGLPMGSSFDYVDEGTLARAFSGRGTF encoded by the coding sequence TTGGACATGGTAATGCTACCTTCTCACCTTATTAAACTCATTGAAAGTTTGAAAAAGCTTCCTGGCGTCGGCTCAAAAAGTGCTGAACGCTTTGCTTTTCATCTCATCAATTGGTCCCCTAGCGAGCTAGCAGCCTTTGCTCAAACAATTGAAGAGATCCCGGAAAAGTTGCAGCATTGCGCGATGTGCGGCTGTCTAAGAGGAGATGAAGATTGTCTCTTTTGCCAACCTTACCGCCAGAATTCTCACGTGCTATGCGTAGTCGCATCCGCACGGGACGCTTTATCCGTCGAAAGCACGAGGGAGTACCAAGGATTGTATCACGTATTGGGAGGCTTACTCTCTCCTCTTGAAGGCATCACTCCAGATAAACTACGCTTTGCACAATTAAAGGAGCGTATTGCAACACTTAACATTAAAGAAATCGTTATCGCCTTAGATGCTACTGTCGAAGGTGATGCTACTTCTCTTTACCTTAAACAAGAACTCACTCCCCTTAACTTAATACTTTCGAGGCTCGCCTTTGGGCTACCCATGGGAAGCTCTTTCGACTATGTTGATGAAGGAACTCTTGCTCGAGCCTTTTCCGGAAGGGGAACATTTTAG
- a CDS encoding putative regulatory protein, involved in type III secretion lcrH, sycD (Product derived from UniProtKB/Trembl:Q6MD38;Gene name derived from UniProtKB/Trembl:Q6MD38) produces MKKDDLNEFKLSKKAKARLKNKPLLKKWLAEGKTAQQILDFSESAMLKFYQAAYHLLEHNRHEDAANAFIFLVTLNPYHHDYWIGLGMASQLRHDYEMAIDAYEMAAVCRVEDPTPYFYLAKCLFAIHDRASALLAFDLAIEYAGENEKFKDLKKQALQAKKILLKST; encoded by the coding sequence ATGAAAAAAGATGACTTAAATGAATTTAAGTTAAGCAAAAAAGCCAAAGCGCGGCTTAAAAATAAGCCCCTTTTAAAAAAGTGGCTGGCCGAAGGGAAAACAGCACAGCAGATTTTGGATTTTTCTGAAAGCGCTATGCTGAAGTTTTACCAAGCAGCTTATCATCTTTTAGAACATAATCGTCATGAGGACGCAGCGAATGCTTTTATTTTCCTTGTGACTCTAAACCCTTATCATCACGACTACTGGATTGGACTTGGAATGGCGAGTCAATTACGTCATGATTATGAAATGGCCATCGATGCCTACGAAATGGCTGCCGTGTGTCGTGTCGAGGATCCAACGCCCTACTTTTATTTAGCTAAGTGCTTATTTGCAATTCACGATCGCGCAAGCGCTCTTTTAGCCTTTGATTTGGCGATTGAATATGCTGGGGAAAACGAGAAATTTAAAGATTTAAAAAAGCAAGCTCTTCAAGCCAAAAAAATTCTGCTTAAGTCAACTTGA